From the genome of Uranotaenia lowii strain MFRU-FL chromosome 1, ASM2978415v1, whole genome shotgun sequence, one region includes:
- the LOC129739049 gene encoding tetraspanin-13 has protein sequence MVSTMCGGFSCSKNALIALNILYVMVGFLLIGVGVYGRASSIVTNLPIIGGILACGVILILISVLGLIGAVKHHQVMLFFYMIILFMLFLIQFSIACSCLAVNGEQQRQFAEQGWSLAPVDIKQQVQDEFVCCGFNSTATDDHPSCAKVNTLCCSTDAPENCQCPPCMPKLESTIDYAFRLSGGIGLFFSFTEIIAVFLTRRYRNQQDPDHLPARAIFPQSNYVY, from the exons ATGGTATCCACAATGTGCGGAGGATTTAGCTGCTCGAAAAATGCATTGATTGCACTGAACATCCTCTATGTC ATGGTCGGCTTTCTGCTGATCGGAGTCGGAGTGTATGGACGGGCTTCTTCCATCGTAACGAATCTACCGATAATCGGAGGGATTCTGGCCTGTGGCGtaattctgatcctgatttcCGTTCTTGGACTGATTGGAGCGGTCAAACATCACCAGGTTATGCTGTTCTTC TACATGATAATCCTGTTCATGTTGTTCCTAATTCAATTTTCGATTGCCTGCTCCTGTTTGGCTGTTAACGGAGAACAGCAGCGTCAATTTGCCGAACAGGGTTGGTCTCTGGCCCCAGTTGATATCAAGCAGCAGGTACAGGACGAATTTGTCTGCTGTGGGTTCAACTCGACGGCCACCGACGATCATCCTTCCTGTGCGAAGGTCAAC ACTCTGTGCTGCTCAACGGATGCCCCGGAGAACTGCCAGTGTCCTCCCTGCATGCCCAAGCTCGAGAGTACCATCGACTATGCGTTCCGTTTGTCTGGCGGAATCGGGTTATTCTTCAGCTTCACCGAG ATTATTGCCGTGTTTTTGACCCGCCGCTACCGCAATCAGCAGGATCCGGACCATCTACCGGCGCGGGCTATCTTCCCCCAAAGCAACTACGTCTACTGA